The following proteins come from a genomic window of Microtus pennsylvanicus isolate mMicPen1 chromosome 22, mMicPen1.hap1, whole genome shotgun sequence:
- the LOC142839964 gene encoding uncharacterized protein LOC142839964 has translation MLETYRNLTTIGYIWEDHNTEKHRQWCRRHVRHKRTHSGEKPYEYNKCAKAFADNSVLQTHKGTHIGEKSYKCNPCAKAFADNSALQKHKRTYSGEKPYECNQCGKAFAHRSHLQVHKRTHTGEKPYECNQCAKAFADSSSLQKHKRTHTGEKPYECNQCGKTFAHHSSLKLHKRTHTGEKPYECNQCGKAFARHYYLQLHKRTHTGLKPYECNQCAKAFVDNSALQKHKRTHTGEKPYECNQCGKAFARHSHLQLHKRTHTGLKPYECNQCAKAFADNSALQKHKRTHTGEKPYECNECPKAFAVSSALRKHKRTHTGEKPYECSQCAKAFADSSDLQKHKRTHTGEKPYECNQCAKAFAHHSHLQVHKRTHTGEKPYECNQCAKAFARHSHLQLHKRIHTGEKPYECNQCGKTFAHHSSLKLHKRTHTGEKPYECNQCGKAFARHYYLQLHKRTHTGLKPYECNQCAKAFVDKSALQLHKRTHNGEKPFECNQCGKAFARHSHLQLHKRTHTGEKPYECNQCGKAFTQLSGLQIHKTIHTGKKPYECNHCGKAFAHHSQLQRHKRSHTG, from the exons atgctcgagacctacaggaacctcactactattg gatacatttgggaagaccataacACTGAAAAACATCGTCAATGGTGTAGAAGGCATGTAAG gcataaaagaacacattctggagagaaaccctatgaatataataagtgtgctaaggcctttgctgacaacagtgttcttcaaactcacaaaggaaCACATATTGGAGAGAAATCCTATAAATGTAATCcgtgtgctaaggcctttgctgacaacagtgctcttcaaaaacataaaaggacatatagtggagagaaaccctatgaatgtaatcagtgtggtaaggcctttgcacatcgtagtcatcttcaagtgcataaaagaacacatactggagagaaaccctatgaatgtaatcagtgtgctaaggcctttgctgacagCAGttctcttcaaaaacataaaagaacacacactggagagaaaccctatgaatgtaatcagtgtggtaagacctttgcacatcatagttcccttaaattgcataaaagaacacatactggagagaaaccctatgaatgtaatcagtgtggtaaggcctttgcacgccATTAttatcttcaattgcataaaagaacacatactggattgaaaccctatgaatgtaatcagtgtgctaaggcctttgttgacaacagtgctcttcaaaaacataaaagaacacataccggagagaaaccctatgaatgtaatcagtgtggtaaggcctttgcacgtcatagtcatcttcaattgcataaaagaacacatactggattgaaaccctatgaatgtaatcagtgtgctaaggcctttgctgacaacagtgctcttcaaaaacataaaagaacacatactggagagaaaccctatgaatgtaatgagtgtccTAAGGCTTTTGCTGTAAGCAGTGCTCTtcgaaaacataaaagaacacatactggagagaaaccgtatgaatgtagtcagtgtgctaaggcctttgctgacagCAGtgatcttcaaaaacataaaagaacacatactggagagaaaccctatgaatgtaatcagtgtgctaaggcctttgcacatcatagtcatcttcaagtgcataaaagaacacatactggagagaaaccctatgaatgtaatcagtgtgctaaggcctttgcacgtcatagtcatcttcaattgcataaaagaatacatactggagagaaaccctatgaatgtaatcagtgtggtaagacctttgcacatcatagttcccttaaattgcataaaagaacacatactggagagaaaccctatgaatgtaatcagtgtggtaaggcctttgcacgccATTAttatcttcaattgcataaaagaacacatactggattgaaaccctatgaatgtaatcagtgtgctaaggcctttgttGACAAGAGTgctcttcaattgcataaaagaacacataatggagagaaaccctttgaatgtaatcagtgtggtaaggcctttgcacgtcatagtcatcttcaattgcataaaagaacacatactggagagaaaccctatgaatgtaatcagtgtggtaaggcatttACCCAACTTAGtggtcttcaaatacataaaacaatacacactggaaagaaaccctatgaatgcaatcattgtggcaaggcctttgcacatcatagtcaacttcaaaggcataaaagatcacatactggatag